One genomic region from Sphingobacterium sp. UGAL515B_05 encodes:
- a CDS encoding MauE/DoxX family redox-associated membrane protein produces MKAIPTNKTIYMILRAVMILFWVYVGIEKLWQPEAFKIALQQQPLISMYASVLFWLLPLSEVSIGLLLGFPTLRLQAWGWRASMLLITLFSIYIGLGVLNVYDRKPCMCASFLSNISWTKHLLVNSLILIFSLAGWLINRSRLDNLNKNITAAIPMALLVFSFLTPALVQYSSIPRVQSKYRWILPDSLYQIPAYDSVSRPIVGSLAYRYDRYTESYRHYLFTNSMQANSMTNQLLACSAERRVALC; encoded by the coding sequence ATGAAAGCAATTCCAACCAATAAAACTATTTACATGATCCTGCGGGCGGTGATGATCCTATTCTGGGTATATGTGGGTATTGAAAAGCTCTGGCAGCCCGAAGCCTTCAAGATTGCCCTGCAACAGCAGCCCCTGATCAGTATGTATGCGTCGGTATTATTTTGGCTGCTTCCATTGTCGGAGGTAAGCATCGGACTTTTGCTGGGCTTCCCCACACTGCGGTTACAAGCTTGGGGCTGGCGAGCTTCCATGTTGTTAATTACGCTTTTTAGTATTTATATCGGACTGGGTGTATTGAATGTATACGACAGGAAGCCCTGCATGTGTGCCAGCTTCCTCAGCAATATCTCCTGGACAAAGCATTTGCTTGTCAATAGTCTTATTCTCATTTTTTCCCTTGCAGGCTGGCTTATCAATAGATCCCGTTTGGACAATTTAAATAAAAATATTACGGCCGCTATACCTATGGCGTTGCTTGTTTTTTCCTTCTTAACCCCTGCCCTTGTTCAGTACAGCAGTATCCCGCGGGTGCAGTCTAAATATCGTTGGATACTGCCAGACAGTCTATACCAAATTCCAGCATATGACAGCGTCAGTAGGCCTATAGTAGGCAGCCTGGCATACAGATATGATCGGTACACAGAATCTTACCGACACTATTTATTTACCAATAGTATGCAGGCCAACAGCATGACTAATCAATTATTGGCCTGCAGTGCAGAAAGGAGGGTAGCGTTATGCTAA
- a CDS encoding RagB/SusD family nutrient uptake outer membrane protein: MMKKFLKIGWIGIFVFTLSACQKYLEVQSNYGLAVPKSLDDLQKLLDDSQMMNLKFPSFGEASADNYYLSQSIYDALIDYGQQTYIWQNYHMNYGNDWSSSYNTVYNSNLVLDRIKKINRNESNANQYDAIYASAKFYRASQYLALLWTYSKAYTQESKTDMGIVLRNSSDFHEPSYRSSIGECYEKVITDLKECSDMLPEKTSHVMRPNKYAAYAMLGRAYLSMQVYDSAYYYVDLALKYNAELLDFNNLSEVKMTASYPFTLFNKETLFYAELLVNINLTSSRALTDTLLYRSYESNDLRRSAYFKVAANGTTTFKGSYAGSSKMFSGIATDELYLMRAECSVRMGDIDSGMADLNYLLRYRYKVGTFVPYVIKDKTEALALILKERRKELLYRGLRWMDLKRLNAEGREISIARKLNGQLITLQPNSNAYALPLPEDIIRLTGMQQNPK, translated from the coding sequence ATGATGAAAAAATTTCTTAAAATAGGGTGGATAGGAATATTCGTTTTCACCTTGTCCGCTTGTCAAAAATATTTAGAGGTACAGTCAAACTATGGTTTGGCTGTACCTAAAAGCTTGGACGACTTACAAAAGCTATTGGATGATAGCCAAATGATGAATCTCAAGTTTCCTTCCTTTGGTGAAGCTTCGGCAGATAACTATTATTTGAGCCAATCTATATATGACGCATTGATTGACTATGGTCAACAGACCTATATCTGGCAGAATTATCATATGAATTACGGAAACGACTGGTCCTCCTCGTACAACACTGTCTATAACAGTAATCTTGTGTTGGATCGTATAAAAAAGATCAATCGAAATGAAAGTAATGCTAATCAGTATGATGCCATTTATGCTTCTGCTAAATTTTATCGGGCGAGCCAATATCTGGCTTTATTATGGACCTATTCAAAAGCCTATACTCAAGAATCAAAAACGGATATGGGTATTGTGCTGCGGAATAGCTCGGATTTTCATGAGCCATCGTATCGATCGTCGATAGGGGAGTGTTACGAAAAAGTAATCACAGACCTGAAAGAATGTAGTGATATGCTGCCTGAGAAAACCAGTCATGTCATGCGTCCCAATAAGTATGCGGCTTACGCCATGTTGGGCCGTGCTTACCTTTCAATGCAAGTATATGATTCGGCCTATTATTATGTTGATTTAGCCCTAAAGTACAATGCTGAATTGCTCGATTTTAATAATTTATCGGAAGTAAAGATGACAGCGTCCTATCCATTTACGCTTTTTAATAAGGAGACATTGTTTTATGCCGAATTATTAGTAAATATCAATCTGACAAGTTCGCGCGCTTTGACTGATACACTCCTGTATCGCTCTTATGAAAGCAATGATCTTCGCAGGTCAGCATACTTCAAAGTAGCGGCAAACGGAACGACTACATTCAAAGGTAGTTACGCAGGGTCATCGAAAATGTTTTCGGGAATAGCAACAGACGAGCTCTATCTTATGCGAGCTGAATGCAGCGTAAGAATGGGAGATATAGATTCAGGAATGGCAGATCTAAACTATTTACTCAGGTACAGGTATAAAGTTGGCACATTTGTTCCTTATGTGATAAAAGACAAAACAGAAGCACTGGCTTTAATCCTAAAAGAGCGAAGAAAGGAATTACTGTATAGGGGACTGAGGTGGATGGACCTTAAAAGGTTGAATGCAGAGGGAAGAGAAATCTCAATAGCAAGGAAACTAAACGGACAATTGATTACTTTACAACCAAACTCCAACGCTTATGCACTTCCTCTTCCTGAAGATATCATTAGATTGACGGGAATGCAACAAAATCCGAAATAA
- a CDS encoding TlpA disulfide reductase family protein — MFSLSAQTPRKDSGVDGLSRLVALKPGDKIPDAVWNQSLELNYFSGKKKMIKFSDLKGKLILLDFWSTGCPSCIEGIPDMELIQQRFQDKVQVVMVNSKRNKDTPERIHKRFKKYKEDFNYTPVLPTILNDTLFTSLFPHNTLPTIGIINPEGEFVLNSFASSITEDIIGDFLKTGVSNRFIEKSEIKNTARINTPPLVDTTGLLFCSVMSGYRENYLGVYPAVSYNKGSSLFQVGNYFLNTCYQLAFPDVFKGAQSSLFVFDDRINKEFVDLIYDFKTTKGQFWYQLYLRDSITQELAFDYFRNALIQRFNVSVERKKGVVAAYALSLDISHPLWKTNGGMYINSVDRGNESLILQNVPLNGVVSFIRSVLDRPIIFESKSAEGIDLRLPGNFLDLSIEKKIAVLEQHGIKLRPTQYHGEYPYFYAVSTQHTK; from the coding sequence ATGTTTAGTTTATCGGCTCAGACGCCCCGCAAGGACAGCGGGGTGGATGGGCTATCTCGTCTCGTTGCCCTAAAACCAGGCGATAAGATCCCGGATGCAGTATGGAACCAATCCCTCGAACTGAATTATTTTAGTGGCAAAAAAAAGATGATCAAATTCTCTGATCTGAAAGGGAAGTTGATCTTACTGGATTTTTGGTCTACAGGTTGCCCGAGCTGCATTGAAGGGATTCCCGACATGGAATTGATCCAGCAACGCTTTCAGGACAAGGTACAGGTTGTGATGGTAAATAGTAAGCGGAATAAGGATACCCCGGAGCGGATACATAAGCGATTCAAGAAATATAAAGAGGACTTTAATTACACACCGGTATTGCCGACAATACTGAATGATACCTTGTTTACGTCACTTTTTCCGCATAATACGTTGCCAACAATAGGGATTATCAATCCCGAGGGTGAATTTGTCCTCAATTCATTTGCAAGTTCTATTACGGAGGATATTATAGGAGATTTTTTGAAAACTGGAGTATCGAACAGGTTTATAGAAAAATCGGAAATCAAAAATACTGCTCGGATAAACACGCCGCCTTTAGTGGATACTACAGGACTTCTATTTTGCTCAGTAATGTCAGGCTACCGGGAAAACTATCTCGGCGTGTATCCGGCTGTGTCCTACAACAAAGGAAGCTCGCTGTTTCAGGTGGGCAATTACTTTCTCAATACCTGTTACCAGTTGGCTTTTCCTGATGTCTTCAAAGGAGCACAATCGAGCCTTTTCGTTTTTGATGATCGTATCAATAAGGAATTTGTGGATCTCATATACGACTTTAAAACAACAAAAGGACAGTTTTGGTATCAGCTCTATCTGCGTGATAGTATCACACAGGAGTTAGCCTTCGATTATTTTAGAAATGCTTTGATTCAACGGTTTAATGTCTCCGTTGAGCGAAAAAAAGGTGTTGTTGCTGCATACGCACTTTCGCTGGATATATCGCATCCGCTATGGAAGACCAATGGTGGGATGTACATCAATAGTGTGGATAGGGGGAATGAATCTTTGATCCTGCAAAATGTACCCCTAAACGGTGTGGTTAGCTTCATCAGGTCTGTGCTAGATAGACCGATAATTTTTGAGAGCAAAAGTGCCGAAGGGATTGATCTGCGTTTGCCGGGAAACTTTCTCGATCTTTCTATTGAAAAAAAAATAGCAGTGCTGGAACAGCATGGTATAAAGCTTAGGCCAACACAATACCATGGCGAATATCCTTATTTCTATGCAGTATCTACGCAACATACGAAGTAA
- a CDS encoding SusC/RagA family TonB-linked outer membrane protein — MSKAQEKLWIRGTIVSANGDKELVGASIRNKTVHNQAVSSLQGKFAIQVGNEKDSLMISCIGFLDRTVAASFFEKNKVLALAVKETYLEEAIVSTGYQTLKANEVTGAIDVVDNKMLNQQVGTNILDRLNNMTTAIRFDNQPIQNADLQKLNISVRGLSTINGNLDPLIVLDGFIYEGDIGNIDPNNIESVSILKDAAASAIWGARAGNGVIVMTSKKGTFSKEQKTKITLSNTVILKENSDLNKIYQPQNADFIALEKYLFDKGYYDSELLYQPYLAQSPVIDLLDRRKRNLISPADSASGIAKLLGQNGRQNYMDAFYNVPFVNQHALNISGGGTRNSYGFGIGYTGNKSELDAFDRKINIQLSNSFRPTDNLQLDLQVLYTNQDSRKGKPEFSSLGYGSMQTPYLQFLDEDGTEIPYEKEYRSSYLKQNYTKGYLPWDYYPLSEYKYATDRRQSNEWFSSINLKYKILPYLHLNVGGQIQQQRTENNELNTLESYEARKWINEFTIIGSGTTPTKYNIPLGGIKRYSAAEGRSYTMRGQIDFNKSIGRHLLVGILGSEVRENRSNTNSYTAYGYNELPMSSISVDFVTRFPTLPDDGARRIPGAPQFFKNVNRFVSPYTNISDRFMDRYGLSMSVRKDGANIFGASTNDKWSPLWSIGGSWDLYKESFFKLALFDYLKFRATYGTSGNVDLRRSPNPIAYIGSATYTSYPFYQISTLNDPLLKWEKVATTNFGLDFSLSKGRWSGRIDYYVKKGKDLYGQSEYDYTAWGLQGTVVKNVGAMRGKGFDIDLNSKNISGKINWDTRMILSLNRNKTTQYYNLQNSVTSFLSSGNTITPIVGKPLNALAAYKWMGLNESGEGQGLLDGQLSTNYTAIRNQADALPEGNESIVYFGSSKPQVFGNIINSLAWKSLIFSFNISYKGDYYVRRPVTSYFSLFANGKAYPDFDKRWQQSGDEKYTQVPGMKYPINSMSDAFYQYADINVYKGDHLRLEYVSLTWQGKYTVGNRAFNMSLSANVANLGVLWRANKIGIDPEFPYRLSPPKTFSIGLKIDY; from the coding sequence ATGAGCAAGGCTCAGGAAAAATTATGGATACGGGGTACAATTGTTTCAGCAAATGGTGACAAAGAGTTGGTAGGCGCATCCATACGGAATAAAACGGTGCATAATCAGGCGGTAAGCTCATTGCAGGGGAAATTTGCTATTCAGGTAGGGAATGAAAAAGATTCTTTAATGATAAGCTGTATTGGTTTCCTAGATCGAACAGTAGCGGCCAGCTTTTTTGAAAAGAATAAGGTGTTGGCCCTTGCCGTAAAAGAGACTTATCTCGAAGAGGCTATTGTCAGTACAGGTTATCAAACATTGAAAGCCAATGAGGTGACAGGAGCCATTGATGTGGTAGATAATAAGATGCTCAATCAGCAGGTGGGAACCAATATATTGGATAGGCTCAATAACATGACAACGGCCATTCGTTTTGACAATCAGCCGATTCAAAATGCCGACCTGCAGAAACTGAATATTTCTGTACGAGGACTGAGTACGATTAATGGCAATCTGGATCCGCTCATTGTGCTCGACGGATTTATCTATGAGGGGGATATCGGAAATATAGACCCTAATAATATCGAAAGCGTCTCCATCCTGAAAGATGCTGCGGCGAGTGCCATATGGGGGGCGCGTGCCGGGAACGGTGTCATCGTTATGACTTCAAAAAAAGGTACTTTTTCCAAAGAGCAGAAGACAAAAATAACATTGTCAAATACTGTGATTTTGAAGGAAAATAGCGATCTGAATAAAATCTATCAACCCCAAAATGCGGATTTTATCGCACTCGAAAAATATCTTTTTGATAAGGGGTATTATGATTCGGAATTGCTATACCAGCCGTATCTGGCACAGTCGCCAGTGATCGACCTATTGGATAGACGCAAGCGCAACCTGATTTCTCCAGCAGATTCGGCCAGCGGTATAGCTAAACTCTTGGGGCAAAATGGAAGACAAAACTATATGGATGCTTTTTATAATGTGCCATTTGTCAATCAGCACGCGCTGAATATCTCGGGCGGAGGTACACGCAACTCGTATGGGTTTGGTATTGGATATACGGGGAATAAATCCGAACTGGATGCTTTCGATAGAAAGATCAATATCCAGCTGTCCAATAGTTTCAGGCCTACCGACAATTTACAGTTGGACCTCCAGGTGCTGTATACCAATCAGGATAGCAGAAAAGGCAAACCTGAATTCTCTTCACTGGGCTATGGCAGTATGCAGACTCCATATCTTCAATTTCTAGACGAAGATGGAACTGAAATTCCATATGAAAAGGAGTATAGAAGCAGTTATCTGAAACAAAACTATACAAAAGGTTATCTGCCATGGGATTATTATCCACTGTCGGAATATAAATATGCGACAGACCGGCGGCAGAGCAATGAATGGTTTTCGAGCATAAACCTGAAATATAAGATATTGCCATACCTTCACCTAAATGTCGGCGGACAGATTCAGCAGCAGCGTACAGAAAATAACGAATTAAATACCTTAGAAAGTTATGAAGCACGCAAGTGGATCAATGAGTTTACAATCATTGGTTCAGGTACCACGCCCACAAAATATAACATCCCACTCGGCGGTATAAAACGCTATTCAGCTGCTGAGGGCAGATCTTATACCATGCGTGGTCAAATTGATTTTAACAAATCTATTGGTCGGCATCTGTTGGTCGGTATTCTTGGTAGTGAAGTACGGGAGAATAGGTCGAACACAAATTCCTATACAGCCTATGGATACAATGAATTGCCGATGTCTAGCATTTCTGTCGACTTTGTAACTCGATTTCCAACGTTGCCGGACGATGGGGCGCGACGGATACCGGGGGCACCTCAGTTTTTTAAAAATGTAAATCGATTTGTTTCGCCTTATACCAATATAAGCGACCGGTTTATGGATCGTTACGGCCTATCGATGAGTGTGCGTAAAGACGGGGCTAATATCTTTGGCGCATCGACCAATGATAAATGGTCACCACTGTGGTCAATAGGCGGGTCTTGGGATCTTTATAAAGAGTCTTTCTTTAAGCTGGCCTTGTTTGATTATCTGAAATTCAGGGCAACGTATGGAACCAGTGGCAATGTAGATCTCCGACGGTCTCCAAATCCAATAGCGTATATCGGCTCGGCAACGTATACCAGTTATCCGTTTTACCAGATAAGTACTTTGAATGATCCCTTGCTGAAGTGGGAAAAAGTGGCAACCACTAACTTTGGACTGGACTTTTCATTGAGCAAGGGTAGATGGTCAGGACGTATTGATTATTATGTGAAAAAAGGCAAAGATCTATATGGTCAGAGTGAATATGATTATACGGCATGGGGCTTACAGGGAACAGTCGTAAAGAATGTGGGAGCAATGCGGGGAAAAGGGTTTGATATCGACTTAAATTCAAAGAATATAAGCGGAAAGATCAATTGGGATACACGAATGATATTGAGCTTGAATAGAAACAAAACAACGCAATATTACAATCTACAAAACAGCGTCACGTCCTTTCTCTCAAGTGGAAATACCATCACACCGATCGTCGGTAAACCGCTGAACGCGTTGGCAGCCTATAAATGGATGGGGCTGAATGAATCTGGAGAAGGACAGGGCTTATTGGATGGGCAGCTAAGTACAAACTATACGGCTATACGCAATCAGGCCGATGCATTACCGGAAGGAAATGAAAGTATCGTCTATTTTGGATCCTCCAAACCTCAGGTCTTTGGAAATATAATCAACAGCCTAGCTTGGAAGTCTTTGATTTTTTCTTTCAATATCAGTTATAAGGGCGACTATTATGTCAGACGCCCAGTGACATCTTATTTTTCACTTTTTGCCAACGGCAAGGCCTATCCAGACTTTGATAAGCGGTGGCAGCAATCAGGGGACGAAAAATATACGCAGGTTCCCGGGATGAAATATCCTATAAATTCCATGTCGGATGCATTTTATCAATATGCTGATATCAATGTCTATAAAGGAGATCATCTAAGACTGGAATATGTTTCGTTGACCTGGCAGGGTAAATATACAGTCGGAAATCGTGCATTTAATATGAGCCTGTCAGCAAACGTAGCCAATCTAGGGGTACTATGGCGCGCAAACAAGATCGGTATCGATCCGGAATTTCCGTACCGATTAAGTCCGCCGAAGACTTTTTCTATCGGGTTAAAAATTGATTATTGA